TTCTCTCCCGGGATTTTTTGAAATGGACAGTGTTTGTTATGGAACATCAAATTATCAAGGCAGCCAGATTGTTGCTGTGCTATTAGATAGCGTTGATAATCCAGGCTGGCCCAGACAGTACTGGTATTTAACGCTAACCGGCGGTGTAGATACAGTTGAAATCAATCTCCATAAATAGAAATGAGTGAGAAAAAAAACGGATTAATTTCATTCCTTACTCGTAATGTATTTGTTCTTGGGCTGGTCAGTCTATTTACTGATCTGTCCACAGAGATGTCTTACGCAATAATTCCAATTTTTTTGAAAGATGTTTTGAAGGCACAGCCGATATTTATCGGGCTTGTTGAGGCAATTGCGGAATCAACGGCGAGTATTTTAAAAACTTTTTCCGGATATATCTCAGACCGTCTCCGAAAAAGAAAGCTCTTTATTTTTATCGGATATACGCTCTCAGCAATTGTAAAGCCATTGCTTGCCCTTGCGACGCAGGGATGGCATATTCTTATTGTTCGGTTTGCAGATCGTTTCGGCAAAGGCATAAGGACCGCACCAAGGGATGCTTTGATTGCCGAATCTACCAGAGAGACATTTTATGGGAGGACATACGGGTTCCATCGGGCAATGGATACAATGGGCGCAATCCTCGGACCTCTCTTTGCTTTTTTGATACTTTCTCTATCTAATCAGAATTACAGATTGCTCTTTGCACTTGCATTTATACCGGGTTTTATAGCAGTGCTCTTTATTATTTTTGGTGTTAAAGATATTATTCCAGAAACACAAAAGCTCTTCAAATTTTCTTTTAAAGATATTAATCCAAAATTGAAAACTTTTTTTCTTGTAATAATTTTATTCACACTGGGTAATTCTTCAGACGCATTTTTAATCTTGAGGGCAAAGGAATTGGGACTTGCCGTGCCTTTGATCCCAATTCTCTGGCTTGTTTTTAACATATCATATTTTTTATGGTCCTATCCTGCGGGTGTTATTTCTGACCGTATCGGAAGGAAAAAAACAATTGTTTTTGGCTTTTTAGTCTATACGATTACATATTCAGCCCTTGCTCTTAATAATAAAGTTATCTTCCTCTGGCCCATTTTTATAATATATGGATTATATTACGGGTTCACCGAAGGAAATCTCAGGGCTTTTGTGGCGGACCTTACAAATCCTGAACACAGAGGAACAGTTTTTGGTATCTACCATACAGTTGTAGGTATTACCCTTTTGCCTGCCAACCTAATTATGGGTTATGTCTGGCAAAAATACGGTTTTAATATTGCACTTTTTATAGGTGCCTGCTTATCATTTCTCTCGGCACTATTATTGATTTTCCTTGTAAGAGTTAGAAAATAAATACATTTTATTATTACTACATTTTTTTCTCCTGGGAGATTTTATTGTTTACTTCAGACAATCTTATTTCAGCATTATTGAAATTTTTATCCAGGTCCAGTACCTTTAGATACATCATTTTTGCCTGTTCTAATCTTCCAGATTGTTCATACGCCAGACCCAGATAATAATATAATTCCGGCTCATGGGGATTGATTTTTAAGGCTTCGCTAAATTTTGCGATTGCCTTATCATACTCCTTGTTCAGGAGATATGATTGTCCAATTTCCATTAAAACTTCAATCTCTCCTGATTGCATGCTCCTTTCCTTTTAAAATATTTTTATCATAATGGGGTTCTCTGAATGACTGTATCCCTTAAAAATTCTTCATCCTTTTCAGGATAGTCCAGAATGTAATGTAGCCCTCGTGATTCTTTCCTTATGAGACAGGATTCCACAATTAGCCATGCTACATCAACCATATTACGTGATTCAGCATTTTTTAGATGAATACCTGGTTCAAAATATTTACTGTATTCGTTCAATGTTTCACTCGCCTTTTTTAATCCTTCTTCAGTTCTAATAACATTTACAAATTGCGACATTAATTGCTTTACTTGAATCTTGAAGTCAGGA
This DNA window, taken from candidate division WOR-3 bacterium, encodes the following:
- a CDS encoding MFS transporter produces the protein MSEKKNGLISFLTRNVFVLGLVSLFTDLSTEMSYAIIPIFLKDVLKAQPIFIGLVEAIAESTASILKTFSGYISDRLRKRKLFIFIGYTLSAIVKPLLALATQGWHILIVRFADRFGKGIRTAPRDALIAESTRETFYGRTYGFHRAMDTMGAILGPLFAFLILSLSNQNYRLLFALAFIPGFIAVLFIIFGVKDIIPETQKLFKFSFKDINPKLKTFFLVIILFTLGNSSDAFLILRAKELGLAVPLIPILWLVFNISYFLWSYPAGVISDRIGRKKTIVFGFLVYTITYSALALNNKVIFLWPIFIIYGLYYGFTEGNLRAFVADLTNPEHRGTVFGIYHTVVGITLLPANLIMGYVWQKYGFNIALFIGACLSFLSALLLIFLVRVRK
- a CDS encoding tetratricopeptide repeat protein; amino-acid sequence: MQSGEIEVLMEIGQSYLLNKEYDKAIAKFSEALKINPHEPELYYYLGLAYEQSGRLEQAKMMYLKVLDLDKNFNNAEIRLSEVNNKISQEKKM